One genomic region from Quercus robur chromosome 4, dhQueRobu3.1, whole genome shotgun sequence encodes:
- the LOC126724239 gene encoding protein TIC 20-II, chloroplastic: MASIPFLRISPTTTTFNLKPPSLPSLRIIKPTYTPPHPRKLTITRMSYNPTPATDRLISTIAYTLPFFNSLQYGRFLFHQYPPLASLFNPLLPLLSLYRSIPYSSFVAFFALYLGVVRNPSFSHFVRFNSMQAVTLDVLLVLPVLIQRVFSPARAGFWFKVMVWFHNLLFVFAVLCFVYSVGCCVLGRTPYLPFVADAAGRQI; encoded by the coding sequence ATGGCTTCCATCCCTTTCCTCCGCATctcacccaccaccaccaccttcaACCTCAAACCCCCCTCACTCCCTTCCCTTCGTATCATCAAACCCACATACACCCCACCACACCCACGAAAACTCACTATAACTCGCATGTCCTACAACCCAACACCAGCCACAGATCGCTTGATCTCCACCATAGCCTACACTCTCCCTTTCTTCAACTCCCTCCAATACGGCCGCTTCCTCTTCCACCAATACCCACCTCTCGCCTCTCTCTTCAACCCTCTCCTCCCCCTCCTTTCTCTCTACAGGTCTATCCCTTACTCTTCCTTTGTTGCCTTCTTTGCTCTCTACTTGGGTGTTGTTAGAAACCCAAGTTTTTCCCACTTTGTTAGGTTCAACTCCATGCAGGCTGTCACTCTTGACGTGCTTCTTGTGCTACCTGTTTTGATTCAACGGGTTTTCAGCCCCGCTCGTGCTGGGTTTTGGTTCAAGGTCATGGTTTGGTTCCATAATTTGCTGTTTGTGTTTGCTGTTTTGTGCTTTGTTTATAGTGTGGGGTGTTGTGTTCTTGGGAGGACACCCTACTTGCCTTTTGTTGCTGATGCTGCTGGTAGGCAGATCTAA